The proteins below come from a single Lepeophtheirus salmonis chromosome 4, UVic_Lsal_1.4, whole genome shotgun sequence genomic window:
- the LOC121116266 gene encoding histone-lysine N-methyltransferase SETMAR-like: MDTGLSRTTVFKVQKVVKEGKDLKEGVRTGRPLKINVDEVVEAFMANPKTSMTKVAEDMNVHKATISRAVKEVGGRSLRMIVRPLLSQLQRDKQLERCKVMLNYIKHAPASRIIIFSDEKKFTVDPVFNRSSDRVVAFNDNRDMVEELRTITTVKHPASVMMFGAIASNGAKMDLIWFKTSF, encoded by the coding sequence ATGGatactggactatccaggactacggtgttcaaggtccagaaggtTGTCAAGGAGGGGAAAGATCTAAAGGAGGGTGTTCGAACTGGCAGACCACtgaaaatcaatgtggatgaagTGGTGGAGGCCTTCATGGCCAACCCAAAGACTTCCATGACAAAGGTGGCTGAAGACATGAATGTTCATAAGGCCACCATTTCCAGGGCTGTAAAAGAAGTTGGTGGCCGATCTCTAAGGATGATTGTGAGACCTTTATTGTCTCAACTTCAACGTGATAAGCAGCTAGAACGTTGCAAAGTCATGCTGAATTATATCAAGCATGCCCCGGCTAgtcgcatcatcattttttcagatgaaaagaaATTCACTGTTGATCCAGTGTTCAACAGGTCAAGTGACCGAGTGGTGGCCTTCAATGACAACAGGGACATGGTTGAGGAGCTTCGGACAATCACCACAGTCAAACATCCAGCATCTGTGATGATGTTTGGTGCCATTGCATCAAATGGGGCAAAAATGGATCTAATTTGGTTCAAAACTAGTTTCTGA